One segment of Anopheles stephensi strain Indian chromosome 3, UCI_ANSTEP_V1.0, whole genome shotgun sequence DNA contains the following:
- the LOC118509605 gene encoding cAMP-dependent protein kinase type I regulatory subunit isoform X4, which translates to MSEEQAKLDASKQAVTPDDLDDLSPMPQTAVPPVRRRGGISAEPVTEEDATSYVKKVVPKDYKTMAALSKAIAKNVLFSHLDENERSDIFDAMFPCNFLPGEPIIQQGDEGDNFYVIDIGEVEVFVNNEQVTTISEGGSFGELALIYGTPRAATVRAKTDVKLWGIDRDSYRRILMGSTIRKRKMYEEFLSRVSILESLDKWERLTVADALEPVSFEDGETIVKQGEPGNDFYIIVEGCATVMQKRGENEEAAEVGRLGPSDYFGEIALLLDRPRAATVIARGPLKCVKLDRARFERVLGLCADILKRNITQYNSFVSLSV; encoded by the exons ATGAGTGAG GAACAGGCAAAGCTGGATGCCAGCAAGCAGGCAGTCACGCCGGACGATCTCGACGATTTGAGCCCAATGCCACAGACGGCGGTACCGCCGGTACGACGTCGGGGCGGCATCTCGGCCGAACCCGTCACCGAGGAGGACGCCACCAGCTACGTGAAGAAGGTTGTACCGAAGGACTACAAAACGATGGCCGCCCTGTCGAAAGCGATCGCCAAAAATGTGCTGTTTTCGCATCTGGATGAAAACGAGCGGTCGGACATCTTCGACGCAATGTTTCCCTGCAACTTTCTTCCGGGCGAACCGATCATCCAGCAGGGTGACGAGGGTGACAACTTTTACGTCATCGATATCGGCGAGGTTGAG GTCTTTGTAAATAATGAACAGGTAACGACGATCAGCGAAGGTGGCAGCTTTGGTGAGCTTGCCTTGATCTACGGTACGCCTCGTGCGGCCACCGTCCGTGCCAAAACCGATGTAAAGCTGTGGGGCATCGATCGGGACTCGTACCGTCGCATTCTGATGGGTTCGACGATTCGAAAGCGCAAGATGTACGAAGAGTTCCTGTCGCGCGTCTCAATTCTAG AGAGCCTCGACAAATGGGAACGGCTTACGGTGGCCGATGCGCTCGAGCCGGTTAGCTTCGAGGATGGTGAAACGATCGTAAAGCAAGGTGAACCGGGCAACGATTTCTACATTATCGTGGAAGGATGTGCAACCGTCATGCAGAAACGTGGCGAA aacgaAGAGGCAGCAGAAGTTGGTCGGCTTGGACCGTCGGATTACTTCGGTGAGATTGCGCTGCTGCTCGATCGACCCCGTGCCGCCACCGTAATTGCCCGTGGACCGCTGAAATGTGTCAAGCTGGATCGGGCTCGGTTCGAGCGTGTGCTCGGCCTGTGTGCCGACATTCTCAAGCGAAACATTACCCAGTACAACAGTTTCGTGTCACTGTCCGtttaa
- the LOC118509605 gene encoding cAMP-dependent protein kinase type I regulatory subunit isoform X1 has product MPQTAVPPVRRRGGISAEPVTEEDATSYVKKVVPKDYKTMAALSKAIAKNVLFSHLDENERSDIFDAMFPCNFLPGEPIIQQGDEGDNFYVIDIGEVEVFVNNEQVTTISEGGSFGELALIYGTPRAATVRAKTDVKLWGIDRDSYRRILMGSTIRKRKMYEEFLSRVSILESLDKWERLTVADALEPVSFEDGETIVKQGEPGNDFYIIVEGCATVMQKRGENEEAAEVGRLGPSDYFGEIALLLDRPRAATVIARGPLKCVKLDRARFERVLGLCADILKRNITQYNSFVSLSV; this is encoded by the exons ATGCCACAGACGGCGGTACCGCCGGTACGACGTCGGGGCGGCATCTCGGCCGAACCCGTCACCGAGGAGGACGCCACCAGCTACGTGAAGAAGGTTGTACCGAAGGACTACAAAACGATGGCCGCCCTGTCGAAAGCGATCGCCAAAAATGTGCTGTTTTCGCATCTGGATGAAAACGAGCGGTCGGACATCTTCGACGCAATGTTTCCCTGCAACTTTCTTCCGGGCGAACCGATCATCCAGCAGGGTGACGAGGGTGACAACTTTTACGTCATCGATATCGGCGAGGTTGAG GTCTTTGTAAATAATGAACAGGTAACGACGATCAGCGAAGGTGGCAGCTTTGGTGAGCTTGCCTTGATCTACGGTACGCCTCGTGCGGCCACCGTCCGTGCCAAAACCGATGTAAAGCTGTGGGGCATCGATCGGGACTCGTACCGTCGCATTCTGATGGGTTCGACGATTCGAAAGCGCAAGATGTACGAAGAGTTCCTGTCGCGCGTCTCAATTCTAG AGAGCCTCGACAAATGGGAACGGCTTACGGTGGCCGATGCGCTCGAGCCGGTTAGCTTCGAGGATGGTGAAACGATCGTAAAGCAAGGTGAACCGGGCAACGATTTCTACATTATCGTGGAAGGATGTGCAACCGTCATGCAGAAACGTGGCGAA aacgaAGAGGCAGCAGAAGTTGGTCGGCTTGGACCGTCGGATTACTTCGGTGAGATTGCGCTGCTGCTCGATCGACCCCGTGCCGCCACCGTAATTGCCCGTGGACCGCTGAAATGTGTCAAGCTGGATCGGGCTCGGTTCGAGCGTGTGCTCGGCCTGTGTGCCGACATTCTCAAGCGAAACATTACCCAGTACAACAGTTTCGTGTCACTGTCCGtttaa
- the LOC118509605 gene encoding cAMP-dependent protein kinase type I regulatory subunit isoform X3, with amino-acid sequence MLTLPLEQAKLDASKQAVTPDDLDDLSPMPQTAVPPVRRRGGISAEPVTEEDATSYVKKVVPKDYKTMAALSKAIAKNVLFSHLDENERSDIFDAMFPCNFLPGEPIIQQGDEGDNFYVIDIGEVEVFVNNEQVTTISEGGSFGELALIYGTPRAATVRAKTDVKLWGIDRDSYRRILMGSTIRKRKMYEEFLSRVSILESLDKWERLTVADALEPVSFEDGETIVKQGEPGNDFYIIVEGCATVMQKRGENEEAAEVGRLGPSDYFGEIALLLDRPRAATVIARGPLKCVKLDRARFERVLGLCADILKRNITQYNSFVSLSV; translated from the exons GAACAGGCAAAGCTGGATGCCAGCAAGCAGGCAGTCACGCCGGACGATCTCGACGATTTGAGCCCAATGCCACAGACGGCGGTACCGCCGGTACGACGTCGGGGCGGCATCTCGGCCGAACCCGTCACCGAGGAGGACGCCACCAGCTACGTGAAGAAGGTTGTACCGAAGGACTACAAAACGATGGCCGCCCTGTCGAAAGCGATCGCCAAAAATGTGCTGTTTTCGCATCTGGATGAAAACGAGCGGTCGGACATCTTCGACGCAATGTTTCCCTGCAACTTTCTTCCGGGCGAACCGATCATCCAGCAGGGTGACGAGGGTGACAACTTTTACGTCATCGATATCGGCGAGGTTGAG GTCTTTGTAAATAATGAACAGGTAACGACGATCAGCGAAGGTGGCAGCTTTGGTGAGCTTGCCTTGATCTACGGTACGCCTCGTGCGGCCACCGTCCGTGCCAAAACCGATGTAAAGCTGTGGGGCATCGATCGGGACTCGTACCGTCGCATTCTGATGGGTTCGACGATTCGAAAGCGCAAGATGTACGAAGAGTTCCTGTCGCGCGTCTCAATTCTAG AGAGCCTCGACAAATGGGAACGGCTTACGGTGGCCGATGCGCTCGAGCCGGTTAGCTTCGAGGATGGTGAAACGATCGTAAAGCAAGGTGAACCGGGCAACGATTTCTACATTATCGTGGAAGGATGTGCAACCGTCATGCAGAAACGTGGCGAA aacgaAGAGGCAGCAGAAGTTGGTCGGCTTGGACCGTCGGATTACTTCGGTGAGATTGCGCTGCTGCTCGATCGACCCCGTGCCGCCACCGTAATTGCCCGTGGACCGCTGAAATGTGTCAAGCTGGATCGGGCTCGGTTCGAGCGTGTGCTCGGCCTGTGTGCCGACATTCTCAAGCGAAACATTACCCAGTACAACAGTTTCGTGTCACTGTCCGtttaa